The following are encoded together in the Carboxydothermus pertinax genome:
- the acs gene encoding acetate--CoA ligase yields MTELTEELKMIKESKIFYPNPEKVKKSVAGSIEKFNELLKLSWDNPEKFWNDVARELWWLHPWEKTFEGALPNFRYFIGGITNPAYNMLDRHLEKGANNKLALIWEGENYETKFYTYRMLWAEVNRFANVLKSFGLKKGDRVAIYLPNLAETVIAVLACYRTGIIFNTVFSGFSEQALRDRLIHYEPQVLITADGGYRRGKEIPLKPKADQAIEGINSIQKVVVVKRTNTPVKMVPGRDYWWDELMQKAPIDCPPEPIEANEPGLVFYTSGTTGKPKGVVHSGVAFTVNNYIYAKYHLDLHPEDILWCTADIGWLTMHIWGIVGALANGITTIFYEGAIDYPKPDRFYQIIHKYRVNKLFTAPTAVRMLMRYGERYMEPYDLSCLDVICTVGEPLNPEAWYWMYENLGKEKIYINNTWGQTETAGTPLAGAAWITPMKPGSCGIQFLGAKLEVVDEEGNPVPPETPGNLIMTRPIPMLVRTLWKEHDLYLKSYFRQVPGAYFTNDGAVKDKDGHFWVTGRIDDVINVAGHRLSTMEMESAIIEVEGVAEVAVVGAPDEIKGLVPIAFVTLRQGYEVTQESEEKIRKIAVEKIGKIAEPAKIYFTPVMPKTASGKIMRRLLKELVTKGEVKGDVTSLEDVTTLEKIKEIITER; encoded by the coding sequence ATGACAGAATTAACGGAAGAGTTAAAAATGATTAAAGAAAGTAAGATTTTTTATCCTAATCCGGAAAAAGTAAAAAAATCGGTAGCGGGCAGTATTGAAAAATTCAACGAACTTTTAAAACTATCCTGGGATAACCCGGAAAAGTTCTGGAATGACGTGGCGCGTGAACTGTGGTGGCTTCATCCCTGGGAAAAAACTTTTGAGGGGGCTCTTCCTAATTTTCGTTACTTTATTGGGGGCATCACCAATCCGGCCTATAATATGTTAGATCGCCATTTAGAAAAAGGAGCCAACAACAAACTGGCCCTTATCTGGGAAGGTGAAAATTACGAAACAAAATTTTATACTTACCGCATGCTCTGGGCCGAAGTTAACCGTTTTGCCAACGTCTTAAAAAGCTTTGGCCTTAAAAAAGGCGACCGGGTGGCTATTTATCTTCCAAATCTAGCCGAAACGGTCATTGCCGTTTTAGCCTGCTACCGCACCGGCATTATTTTCAATACCGTTTTTTCCGGATTTTCCGAACAGGCCTTACGGGACCGGCTCATTCATTATGAGCCGCAGGTCTTAATTACCGCCGATGGTGGCTATCGCCGCGGTAAAGAAATACCCTTAAAACCCAAAGCTGATCAGGCTATCGAAGGAATCAACAGTATCCAAAAAGTAGTGGTAGTTAAAAGAACTAACACACCGGTTAAGATGGTTCCGGGCAGGGATTACTGGTGGGATGAATTAATGCAAAAAGCCCCAATAGACTGTCCACCGGAACCCATCGAAGCTAACGAACCGGGTCTGGTATTTTACACCAGCGGCACCACCGGAAAACCTAAAGGTGTGGTTCATTCCGGTGTTGCTTTTACGGTAAATAATTATATTTACGCCAAATATCACTTAGACCTGCACCCCGAAGATATTTTATGGTGCACGGCAGACATCGGCTGGCTTACAATGCATATCTGGGGTATTGTCGGAGCTCTTGCCAACGGTATTACTACCATTTTTTACGAAGGAGCTATCGACTACCCTAAACCCGATCGTTTTTATCAGATAATCCATAAATACCGGGTAAATAAATTATTTACCGCACCAACCGCCGTACGAATGCTAATGCGTTACGGCGAACGGTATATGGAACCCTACGACCTTTCCTGCTTGGATGTGATTTGCACGGTGGGAGAGCCGCTTAATCCCGAAGCCTGGTACTGGATGTATGAAAATTTAGGTAAAGAAAAAATTTACATTAATAATACCTGGGGGCAAACGGAAACGGCCGGCACCCCCTTAGCAGGAGCTGCCTGGATTACCCCGATGAAACCGGGCTCCTGCGGTATTCAGTTCTTAGGGGCAAAGTTAGAAGTAGTTGACGAAGAAGGAAATCCGGTACCTCCGGAAACCCCCGGTAATTTAATTATGACAAGACCAATTCCTATGCTGGTACGTACCCTCTGGAAGGAACACGATCTTTATCTTAAAAGCTATTTCCGGCAAGTACCCGGGGCTTATTTTACCAACGACGGTGCAGTTAAAGATAAAGATGGTCATTTCTGGGTTACCGGTCGGATTGATGATGTAATAAACGTTGCCGGTCACCGCCTCAGTACCATGGAAATGGAAAGTGCCATCATTGAAGTGGAAGGAGTTGCCGAAGTGGCAGTGGTAGGTGCTCCCGATGAAATCAAGGGGTTAGTTCCGATTGCCTTCGTAACACTGCGTCAAGGATATGAAGTAACGCAGGAATCAGAAGAAAAAATTAGAAAAATAGCAGTTGAGAAAATCGGTAAGATTGCTGAACCGGCGAAAATCTATTTTACTCCCGTGATGCCTAAAACCGCCAGCGGCAAAATTATGCGCCGGTTGTTAAAAGAATTGGTAACAAAAGGTGAAGTAAAAGGTGATGTTACGAGCTTAGAAGATGTAACTACTTTAGAAAAAATAAAAGAAATAATTACAGAGCGGTAA
- a CDS encoding thiamine phosphate synthase, with protein sequence MEIYRIIDVNLNRAREGIRVLEEVARFGLVSRKLFEEFKHLRHFIKEIEKSLAGNPLWYRDAQNDPGQELSSEEMARNNLREVVLANAKRAQESLRVLEEFGKLLDAAIVLNAKKARFLLYELEKEVLTLIKPSVDLTLYVLTDDVYLNEEKFWRVVEDCLKNGVTAFQYRAKGKKGAEMYREGLRLKELCAKYGVSFFVNDRLDLGIALNADGLHLGQEDLPLEVARKHFPGKIIGLSATNYEEGVLGIKAGADYLGLGPIFPTPTKEDAAPPCGVEVIQKLKEEFPNTSVIAIGGIDQEKVSEIIRAGADGIAVISAVFGAENPARAVYELRETIVKAKE encoded by the coding sequence ATGGAAATTTACCGGATTATTGATGTTAATTTAAACCGGGCCCGGGAAGGAATCCGGGTGTTAGAGGAAGTAGCTCGCTTTGGTTTGGTGAGCAGGAAATTATTTGAGGAATTTAAACATTTGCGCCATTTTATCAAAGAAATAGAAAAAAGTCTTGCTGGAAATCCCTTGTGGTATCGGGATGCTCAAAACGACCCGGGACAGGAACTAAGCTCAGAGGAGATGGCGAGGAATAATTTGCGGGAGGTGGTGTTAGCTAACGCCAAAAGAGCTCAGGAAAGCCTGAGGGTTTTAGAAGAATTTGGGAAGCTGTTAGATGCTGCAATTGTCCTTAATGCCAAGAAAGCAAGGTTTTTACTTTATGAGCTGGAAAAAGAAGTTTTAACCTTAATTAAGCCTTCGGTGGATTTAACCTTATACGTACTTACCGATGATGTTTACCTTAACGAAGAAAAGTTCTGGAGGGTGGTCGAAGATTGCCTGAAAAATGGAGTGACAGCTTTCCAGTACCGGGCAAAAGGAAAAAAGGGAGCCGAAATGTACCGGGAGGGGTTAAGGCTGAAAGAGCTTTGTGCCAAATATGGGGTTTCGTTTTTTGTAAACGACCGGCTGGATCTGGGGATTGCTTTAAATGCCGATGGGCTACATCTGGGACAGGAGGATTTACCCCTGGAGGTGGCAAGAAAGCATTTTCCCGGAAAAATTATCGGGCTTTCGGCTACCAATTATGAAGAAGGGGTTTTAGGAATAAAGGCAGGAGCCGATTATCTTGGGCTTGGGCCAATTTTTCCCACGCCCACCAAGGAAGATGCCGCACCGCCCTGTGGGGTAGAAGTGATTCAGAAGCTTAAAGAGGAGTTTCCCAATACTTCGGTAATAGCTATTGGGGGTATTGATCAAGAAAAGGTTTCTGAGATTATTCGTGCCGG
- a CDS encoding sigma 54-interacting transcriptional regulator: MQIKQIMTTKLIAIEPDGTLREATYLMRLNKIDALPVVDQSNKLLGLITKSHVLDAFLNNLSPDTPVKKLMITELFTFTPEEDADKTWEVPVGRVPVVDSDGKIIGIVTRTDLIRSYYKELKRLNSLLNERLENYREALKHLRESQYQQPIVYKSAAMEHVVELARRVADIDATVLILGESGSGKEVIASLIHQESRRRTENFIKINCSAIPDNLLESELFGYEQGAFSGANKNGKPGLFELANHGTIFLDEIGDLPLQLQAKLLRVLQDKEIYRLGSTTPRKLDVRIIAATNRDLSQMVKNKTFREDLYYRLNVIPIVIPPLRERPEDIPALIHYFLEVFNKKHGFKKLFAPELVDFLTEKPWPGNVRELSNTVERLVIVSTGKIVTLEDYQNLFTTVKIKENPEDLSLAKKLNTVEKSLILKALETHGSTRKAAKALGISQASFIRKARKHGIKTGF, encoded by the coding sequence ATGCAAATAAAGCAAATAATGACTACCAAGCTTATTGCCATTGAGCCTGACGGTACATTGCGGGAAGCTACTTACCTTATGCGTCTTAACAAAATTGATGCTTTACCGGTGGTTGACCAAAGTAACAAACTTTTAGGGTTAATAACTAAAAGTCATGTGCTTGATGCTTTCCTTAATAACCTTTCTCCGGATACACCGGTAAAAAAACTGATGATTACTGAACTTTTTACCTTTACCCCGGAAGAAGACGCCGATAAAACCTGGGAAGTACCGGTTGGGAGAGTACCCGTAGTAGATAGTGATGGTAAAATTATCGGTATTGTCACCCGTACTGATTTAATTCGCAGTTATTATAAAGAATTAAAAAGGCTAAATTCATTATTAAACGAACGCCTCGAAAACTACCGGGAAGCCTTAAAGCACCTGCGGGAAAGTCAATACCAGCAACCAATAGTTTATAAAAGCGCTGCCATGGAGCACGTGGTAGAACTAGCCCGCCGCGTTGCGGATATTGATGCGACAGTGCTAATACTGGGAGAATCCGGTTCCGGTAAAGAAGTAATTGCCTCCCTCATCCACCAGGAAAGCAGGCGCCGTACGGAAAATTTCATTAAAATAAACTGTTCCGCCATACCGGACAACCTCCTGGAATCAGAACTTTTTGGCTACGAGCAGGGAGCTTTTTCCGGCGCCAATAAAAACGGAAAACCCGGCCTCTTTGAACTGGCCAACCACGGGACAATTTTCTTAGATGAAATTGGTGACCTTCCCCTACAGCTTCAAGCCAAGCTTTTAAGGGTTTTACAGGACAAGGAAATTTACCGTCTTGGAAGTACGACTCCGAGAAAATTAGATGTAAGAATTATAGCCGCTACCAATAGAGACCTCAGCCAAATGGTAAAAAACAAAACCTTTCGCGAAGACCTCTACTATCGTTTAAATGTAATTCCCATCGTGATTCCGCCCCTGCGGGAGCGTCCTGAAGATATCCCGGCTTTAATTCACTATTTTTTGGAGGTATTTAACAAAAAACACGGTTTTAAAAAACTTTTCGCCCCGGAACTGGTTGATTTTTTGACCGAAAAGCCCTGGCCCGGAAATGTCCGGGAGCTCAGTAACACTGTGGAGCGTCTTGTCATTGTTTCAACGGGTAAGATCGTTACTTTAGAAGATTACCAAAATCTGTTTACCACAGTTAAAATAAAAGAAAATCCGGAAGATTTATCCCTAGCCAAAAAACTCAATACCGTGGAAAAAAGTCTTATTTTAAAAGCTTTAGAAACCCACGGTTCAACCCGCAAAGCCGCAAAGGCTTTAGGAATAAGTCAGGCTTCCTTTATTAGAAAAGCCCGCAAACACGGCATTAAAACCGGCTTTTAG